TACAgccactactacacctactacaggAGACGACTGGCACCTAAAGTGGACGTACGGATTGTCATTCTGGTCACTGTGGTTGCTATATCCATCTTCCAGGTAGGATCATACACACTcgtatagtgcactataaagggaacagggtggtaTTTGGGACGCAGTGTGTGTTTTCTCAATACCAATCATGAGCAGTAGAATGTCACCGTTTTGGAGGTTACGAATGGTACCGTTTGGAAAATGTAAGGTTAGGAATCGCACCGTTTGGTACATAGCAGTGTGTGAATAATCAGAAAGGTTCTGATGGACCCATAGGAACCCATTTCCTCCCCAGCTCCTGAGATCTCTAAATGTCATCTGTTTTTCAGTGGAAACTGTTTAGTCTACAGAATAACTATGCAgactgcagtggtggaaaaagtaccaacTGTCAtactaaaatactacttgagtaaaagtaaagatacctgaatagaaaatgacagtcacccagtaaaatactacttgagtaaaagtaaagatacctgaatagaaaatgacagtcacccagtaaaatactacttgagtaaaagtaaagatacctgaatagaaaatgacagtcacccagtaaaatactacttcagtaaaagtaaagatacctgaaTAGAAAATGACAGTCAAAATACAGTAAAAAAGATACTAATAGAaaattcacccagtaaaatactacttgtaaAAGAAAGATACCTGAATAGAAAATgacagtcacccagtaaaatactacttgagtaaaagtaaagatacctgaatagaaaatgacagtcacccagtaaaatactacttgagtaaaagtaaagatacctgaatagaaaatgacagtcacccagtaaaatactacttgaataaaagtaaagatacctgaatagaaaatgacagtcacccagtaaaatactacttgaataaaagtaaagatacctgaatagaaaatgacagtcacccagtaaaatactacttgagtaaaagtaaagatacctgaatagaaaatgacagtcacccagtaaaatactacttgaataaaagtaaagatacctgaatagaaaatgacagtcacccagtaaaatactacttgagtaaaagtaaagatacctgaatagaaaatgacagtcacccagtaaaatactacttcagtaaaagtaaagatacctgaatagaaaatgacagtcacccagtaaaatactacttgagtaaaagtaaagatacctgaatagaaaatgacagtcacccagtaaaatactacttgagtaaaagtaaagatacctgaatagaaaatgacagtcacccagtaaaatactacttgagtaaaagtaaagatacctgaaAGAAAATgacagtcacccagtaaaatactacttgagtaaaagtaaagatacctgaatagaaaatgacagtcacccagtaaaatactacttcagtaaaagtaaagatacctgaatagaaaatgatagtcacccagtaaaatactacttgaataaaagtaaagatacctgaatagaaaatgacagtcacccagtaaaatactacttgagtaaaagtaaagatacctgaatagaaaatgacagtcacccagtaaaatactacttgaataaaagtaaagatacctgaatagaaaatgagtcacccagtaaaatactacttgagtaaaagtctaaaagtattttgttttcaatctacttaagtatcaaaggtaTATGTAATTGTTAAAATATCATTAAGTATCataagtataaataatttccaattccttattttaagcaaaccaaacggcaccattttcttgtttttatttatttacggatagccaggggcacactcagacataatttacaaacaaatcgTGTGTtaagtgagtccgtcagatcagaggctgtagggatgaccagggatgttctctgtttagtgagtcctccagatcagaggcagtagggatgaccagggatgttctctgtttagtgagccctccagatcagaggcagtagggatgaccagggatgttctctgtttagtgagtcctccagatcagaggcagtagggatgaccagggatgttctctgtttagtgagtcctccagatcagaggaagtagggatgaccagggatgttctctgtttagtgagtcctccagatcagaggaagtagggatgaccagggatgttctctgtttagtgagtcctccagatcagaggcagtagggatgaccagggatgttctctgtttagtgagtcctccagatcagagacagtagggatgaccagggatgttctctgtttagtgagtcctccagatcagaggcagtagggatgaccagggatgttctctgtttagtgagtccaccagatcagaggcagtagagatgaccagggatgttctcttgataagtgcgtgaattagaccattttcctgtcctgctaagcattcaaaatgtaacaagtacttttgagtgtatggagtaaaaagtacttaaaaaaaaaaaaaaatcttttttaggaatgtagtgaagtaaaggttgtaaaataatatataaatactaAAGTACAGCTACCCCCAGAAACGACTTACAGTAAGTAgttctttaaagtatttttacatcattactttacaccactgcctgaTTGTAATTTTCCTGCTTCAGTACTACAGTTGGTGGGCCAGCTACACTGAAGCCATCAACTACCTATCAACGGTCCCCAAGTACCGTATCCAGGCGACAGAGATAGCCAAGCAGCTGGGTCTCCTGAACAAGACAAAAGAGAAGGGCAAGAACCGTCGGTCCAAAGAGGAGATCCGAGAACAGGAAGAAGAGGTCATCCGTGACATCATCAAGAACAAGATCGACATCAAGGGAGGATACCAGAAGCCTAAAATCTTGGACATCCTGCTCTGTCAGATTGTCCTGTTCCCTTACTGCCTGTGTGCCTATGTGGTCTGGTACTGTAAGTGGATCTACAGGTTCACCATCTGCAGAGAGGAGTACGGAGACGAGGAGAAGCTCTACATCATCAGGAGGAACATGAAGATGTCTCAGTCTCAGTTCGACAGTCTGGAGGCGGAGCAGAGAGACACCTTACTGGAGAGGCAGCTCTGGATCAAAGACAACTATGAGGTCTGTAGTAATGCagctgtagtagcagtagcagcagtagtagctgtagtagcagtagctgtagtagtagcagtagctgtagtagtagcagtagcagtagtagcagcagtagcagtagcaggagcagcagtagtagtagtagtagtagtagcagctgtagtagtagtagtagcagctgtagtagtagtagcagctgtagcagtagcagctgtagtagtagtagtattagtagtagttgtagctgctgtagtagtagtagtagtagtagttgcagcagtagcagcagtagtagtagtagtagtagcagctgtagtagtagtagtagtagtagcagctgtagcagcagtagcagcagtagtagtagtagtagtagtagtagtagtagcagcagtaggagCAGCAGTAGgagcagctgtagtagtagtagtagctgtagtagtagtagtagtagtagcagctgtagtagtagtagctgtagtactagtagcagcagcagcagaagtacAGCTgtagtagcagctgtagtagtTGCAGCTGTAGTAagtagcagctgtagtagtagcagcagtagtagtagtattagtagtagtagttgtagctgctgtagtagtagtagtagtagtagttgtagctgcTGTAGTAGTTGTAGCtgctgtagtagttgtagtaggtagcagctgtagtagcagtagcagctgtagtagtagtagtagtagtagtagttgtagctgcTGTAGTAGTTGTAGCTgctgtagtagctgtagtagtagtagcagctgtagtagtagtagcagctgtagtagtagtagtagtagtagttgtagctgctgtagtagtagcagtagcagctgtagtagcagtagcagctgtAGTAAGTAGCAGCTGTAGGcagtagcagctgtagtagtagcagctgtagtagtagtagtagcagcagttgtagtagcagctgtagtagtagtagtagcagttgtagtagtagtagtagcagttgtagtagcagctgtagtagcagctgtagtagtagcagctgtagtagtagtagtagcatcctGTAAaatctgtagtagtagtagtagcagctgtagtagtagcagctgtagtagtagcagttgtagtagtagcagctgtagtagtagcagttgtagtagcagtagcagtagtagcagttgtagtcgtagcagctgtagtagtggtagtagctgtagtagcagctgtagtagtagcagttgtagtcgtagcagctgtagtagtggtagtagtagtagtagtagtagtagcagctgtagtagtagtagctgtagtactagtagcagtgtagtagtagtagtagtagtagtagcatgagtagtagtagtagcagctgtagcagcagtagtagtagtagtagtagtagtaggagcagcagtAGGAGGCAGTAGGAGCAGCTGTAGTagagtagtagctgtagtagtagtagtagtagtagcagctgtagtagtagtagctgtagtactagtagcagcagcagcagctgtagtACAGCTgtagtagcagctgtagtagttgcagctgtagtagtagtagcagctgtagtagtagcagcagtagtagtagtattagtagtagtagttgtagctgctgtagtagtagtagtagtagtagttgtagctgcTGTAGTAGTTGTAGCtgctgtagtagttgtagtagtagtagcagctgtagtagcagtagcagctgtagtagtagtagtagtagtagtagttgtagctgcTGTAGTAGTTGTAGCTgctgtagtagctgtagtagtagtagcagctgtagtagtagtagcagctgtagtagtagtagtagtagtagttgtagctgctgtagtagttgtagtagcagctgtagtagcagtagcagctgtagtagcagtagcagctgtagtagtagcagctgtagtagtagtagtagcagcagttgtagtagcagctgtagtagtagtagtagcagttgtagtagttgtagtagcagctgtagtagcagctgtagtagtagcagctgtagtagtagtagtagcatcagttgtagtagcagctgtagtagtagtagtagcagctgtagtagtagcagctgtagtagtagcagttgtagtagcagtagcagtagtagtagcagttgtagtcgtagcagctgtagtagtggtagtagctgtagtagcagctgtagtagtagcagttgtagtcgtagcagctgtagtagtggtagtagctgtagtagcagctgtagtagtagcagttgtagtcgtagcagtgtagtagtggtagtagctgtagtagcagatatagtagcagctgtagtagtagtagtagcagctgtagtagtagcagctgtagtagtagctgtagtagtagtagtagtagtagtagtagtagtagttgtagtcgTAGCAGCTGTAGTAGACTACACACAAACAGTGGAACACTTTGCATCAGATATTACAATGTTATAACAACAGAACACATTCTGTATGTGAACATTTATATCTGTTTATCTTAAGCCGAGTACTGGTACAAAAGGTACAAAGggaagctggagagagagagagagagagagagagagagagtatctcCATTTAAACATAATGATGCTTTCTCTTtggtgcctttaaaaaaacaaaattctGTGTTTGTATATTTATATTGCATGATGTTGTTGTACAGGTGTACAAGGAAGAACAGGAGGAAGAGATGAAGACGAAGATGGCCCTGGATCCCAGGTGGAAGAGGTACCGACGGTGGATGAAGAATGAAGGACCTGGACGACTCACTTTTATTGACGATTGACAACATGCCGATCGACAATCACACCTGACTTGTGGCAATACTTACAGATACACACTGTGTTATACcgatacagggcattcggaaagtattcagaccccttgactttttccacattttgttacgttacagccttattctaaaattgatggaataaattatttattaaatctacacacaataccccatattgacaaagcaaaaactgatttttttttGGTATTTTTTGTGTGCCTGGCCAAACGATTGCTTAGTTtgtccgggcagccagctctaggaagtgtcttcttctatttaagaatgatggaggccactgtgttcttggggaccttcaatgctgcagaaatgttttggtacccttccccagatctgtgcctcgatacaatccttccgtattaaaaataaaaaaaacatttacgtaagaattcagaccctttactcagtactttgttgatgcacctttggcagcgattacagcctcaagtcttcttgggtttgacgctacaagcttggtacacctatatttggggagtttctcccattcttctctgcagatcctctcaaactgtcaggatggatggggagcatcgctgtacagctattttcaggtctccagagatgttcaagtccgggctctggctggtcttctcaaggacattcagaggctggtcctgaagccactcctgcgttgtcttgtctgtgtgcttagggtcattgtgctgttggaAGTGAACAtttgcccaagtctgaggtcctgagagctctggagtaggttttcatcaaggatctctctgtactttgctccgttcatctttgcctcgatcctgactagtctcccagtccctgccgctgaaaaacatccccacagcatgatgctgctaccaccacgcattaccatagggatggtgccaggtttcctccagacgtgacacttggcattcaggccaaagagttcaatcttggtttcattagaccagagaatcttgtttctcatggtcagagtcctttaggtgccttttggcaaactctaagcgggctgttactgcctttttactgaggagtgtcttccgtctggccactaccataaaggcctgattggtggagtgctgcagagatggttgtccttcgggaaggctctcatctccacagaggaactctggagctctgtcagagtgacccttgggttcttggtcacctccctgaccaaggcccttctcccccgattgcttagtttggccgggcagccagctctaggaagagtcttggtggttccaaacttcttccatttaagaatgatggaggccactgtgttcttggggaccttcaatgctgcagaagtgttttggtacccttccccagatctgtgcctcgacacaatcctgcctcggagctccgtggacaattccttcgacctcatggcttggtttttgctctgacttgcactgtcaactgtgggaccttatatagtcaggtgtgctcctttccaaatcatgcccaatcaattgaatttaccacaggtggactccaatcaagttgtagaaacatctcaaggatgatcagtggaaacgggatgcacctgagctcacttttgagtctcatagcaaagggtctgaaaacttatgtaaataaggtacttctgGTTTGTATTTTTactacatttgctaaaatgtctaaacattgtgtagattgaggaaataAAGTAAttcaaaacattttagaataaggctgtaatttatcAAAGTGGACAACAGATACACTGTGATGAAATATATACAGACACAGTGTTATACAAATACACTGTTTGCATACCTGAGTGTTTGTGAATACAtctactgatgtgtgtgtgtgcagagcatTGACAATAATGCCTGTTTGTATGGAGAATTATTTTCATAGATATTGTATTGGGGATGTTTTAAAGCCGATGAAAGGTACTACTGTATAACTAATAAGATGTATTGAAGCCTCATACAGCATATCGAGAGCTGAGGACTAGAAGGGTCTATCTGCAAAAAGATCATTCTGAGATCATTGGCTTTCAAGTTctgaaccctcattggtttgaacgGTGTCggctatttttttaaatcttgtaTTCTTTGGAACTTAACATGAATTGTGGTACTCATGAATTGAGTACTATATACCTAGTGTATTTAGAGTATTATATATGTAGTGTATGTAGAGAACATTGTATTtagagtactgtgtagtatataTAGAGAACATTGTATTTAGAGTACTATGTAGAAAACATTGTATTTAGAGTAGTATATATAGAGAACATTgtatttagagtactatatagTATATGTAGAGAACATTgtatttagagtactatatagTATATGTAGAGAACATTGTATTtagagtactgtgtagtatatgTAGAGAACATTGTATTTAGAATACTATGTAGAAAACATTGTATTTAGAGTACTAGGTAGTATATGTAGATAGAACCTTCTAGCCCCAACCTCTGCTGGTGTTTGTGACGCCTTTCATAATATGACCTTTCAGCTTTCTGCTCTACAGGGAAAAGCTCATGGTATGAAAGAGTCAGAAGATGTATTTAAAACCTGCATGGAGGAACTGTTCTTATTACGAAGGGTGCATCCTGAATAGAACCCTGTATAGTGCACCACTTCTGGTCAaatctagtgcactatatagtgtgccacttctggtcaaaactagtgcactatatagtgtgccacttctggtcaaaactagtgcactatatagtgcgcCACTTCTGGTcagaactagtgcactatataatgtGCCActtctggtcaaaactagtgcactatatagtgcgcCACTTCTGGTcagaactagtgcactatatagtgtgCCAGTTCTGGTCAAAACTAGCGCACTATATAGTGTGCAActtctggtcaaaactagtgcactatatagtgtgCCACTAGGGACAGACACACCAAGGGCTAGGCAGGGTTGTGTAGTCTTATTACAGATGCTCATCGTCTGTCTCTGCTTCTAACTGTTATCCCGTCAGACACAGATTAAACCCTATTTCTGGAATCTCTACTGAAAGTGCTTCTTAATCCAGGAATtgtcttaatctgtgtctgggaaacttgTCTGTTATGGGTCAGAATGGAATTGACCTTCCTGTGAATTGTCTTACCTGGGAAGGCTATTTTGAATCAcaacccagcacagccagaagaggactggccacccctcatagcctggttcctctccaggtgtataatctccacccggcacagccagaagaggactggccacccctcatagcctggttcctctccaggtgtataatctccacccggcacagccagaagaggactggccacccctcatagcctggtttctctctaggtttcttcctaggttctggcctttctagggagtttttcctagccaccgtgcttctacacctgcattgcttgctgtttggggttttaggctgggtttctgtacagcactttgagatatcagctgatttaagaaaggctttataaatacatttgatttgaattgaaagTACTGGTTCACAAAATTGTACAAAGTATTCAGAACCCAGTAAAAATGAGTCCTGGGTCTGTGATATTAGTTCTACCCCCATCCTTTATTTTAAATATTGACTTTGTTGCATGTTAACAGCCAACCAATCAAGCTTAATTTGACCTATACTGTAATAATATGGTATATTACGGAGTAGTTGGGTACGTGTTGAGATTTGTTGGATTgaaaacacaaaaaaatgattttaaaaaatgaaaccaGAGATTCTTGTTGGTACTGCATTGAGTTTACTTGTTTAAAATCACTGTCCgtctctggctgtgtcccacATGGACCCTATTTCATATAGACCTGtgatacttttgaccagggcacataaaactttggtcaaaagtagtgtactatatagggaattagggTTTGTCCCAAATACACCACCTATGTTTATTGTTTATCATGTTACCATAACATGATGAAATCAAATCTGCCCCTCAGACTGTGGTTGCTACACATCATTTACAATTCAATGCTAAATCATCTCTGTAGTATATGTTATAGTAATTAGCAACATCAACAAGAATGTAGTGAGGTTCAACTATTTCTCACTTAGTTGGAACTAATGTTTGGGTGAGAAATATTTGGGGGAGGGAAACATTTTTATTCTAAACATATTAAAATAATAGTATATTTTAAATGTCAGGGTACATGCcattacaaaaacaaacaaaaacatgtcaTAAAGGGAATGCATTGCTTGACTGCTGGACACGTGATACATCCAGATGCTTCAAACCTTTTGTCATTCCAGCGGAAGTCATTCGTCGTCAGTGGAGCTGTCCGCAACGATCCGTTGCTAAAGGAAAGACGGGCTGAAACTTTTTGCATAGTTAGATTTCGGGTATATAAATTGCATATACGATGATTGTAAACGTGTGGGTGATGATGATGTCACGCCAGCTACTTCGAACAGTTTCAGGCAGCGCTTGTGTTGTCCACTATGATGTGATGCTGTGACCAACATTGGCCTGGATGCTTCCTACATAGAAAAGGACGTTTTTATTAATTTAGTAGCCTAagctaaataaaatgtaaaaaattgcaCGGTTGTCTGTCACTTATTATTAATGCTATGCTATTGCTATTTTGCGATATTAAAGGGCTGCTGTCAAAAATAGCAACATTTAGCTAAATTGTCTCTTGACGTTCTGGTCATTTGTCAACCGTGCCTTTGCTGTTTCTGTCATCGCAGTGATTTACGGTAATTACACggtaattacagtgcattcggaaagtattcagacctttgtctttttctacattttttaaaaacattacagcgTATTTTAAAAtggagaaggaaaaaaaataatcaatcttcacacaatatcccataatgacagcGAAAACAgctttgtagaaatgtttgcacatttataaaaaacaaatacctaagtattcggaccctttgctttgagacttgaaattgagttcagggtgcatcctgtttccattgatcatccttgagatgtttctacaacttgattgatgtgcccctgtggtaaattcaattgcttggacatgatttggaaaggcacacatctgtatataaggccccacagttgacagtgcacgtcatagcaaaaaccaagccatgaggtcaaaggaattgtccgtagagctgcccctcaggattgtgttgaggcacagatctggggaagagcgccaacatatttctgcagcattgaaggtcccaaagaacacagtggcctccatcattcttaaatataagaagtttagaaccaccaagactcttcccagagctggccgcccgaccaaactgaccaatccggggagaagggccttggtcagggaggtgaccaagaatccgatggtcactctgacagagttccagagttcctctgtggagatgggagaaccttccagaaggacaatcatctcagcagcactccaccaatcaggcagcactccactaatttatggttgagtggccagacggaagccactctttagtaaaaggcacatgacagcccgcttggagtttgccaaaaggaaccaaatggactctcagaccatgagaaacaagattctctggtctgatgaaaccaagattgaactctttggcctgaatgccaagcatcacatctggaggaaacctggcaccatccctacggtgaagcatggtggcggcagcctcatgctgtggggatgtttttcagcagcagggactgggagactagtcaggatcaagggaaagatgaacggagcaaagtacagagagatccttgatgaaaacctgctctagagcagcTAGCTGTAGGCTaattgtctagtgatattggtgtctagctagctgtaggctagttgtctagtgctattggtgtctagtgatattggtgtttagctgtaggctagttgtctagtgatattggtatctagtgatattggtgtttagctgtaggctagttgtctagtgctattggtgtctagtgatattggtgtttagctgtaggctagttgtctagtgatattggtatctagtgatattggtgtctagctgtaggctaggtgtctagtgatattggtgtctagtgatgttggtgtctagtgatattgttgtctagtgatattggtgtctagtgatattgttgtctagtgatgttggtgtctagtgatgttggtgtctagtgatattgttgtctagtgatgttggtgtctagtgatattgttgtctagtgatattgttgtctagtgatattggtgtctagtgatgttggtgtctagtgatattggtgtctagtgatattgtctAGTGATatctctagtgatgttggtgtctagtgatattgttgtctagtgatgttgtctagtgtctagtgtctagtgatattggtgtctagtgatattgttgtctagtgatattgttgtctagtgatgttggtgtctagtgatattgttgtctagtgatgttggtgtctagtgatattgttgtctagtgatattgttgtctagtgatattgttgtctagtgatattgttgtctagtgatgttggtgtctagttgtctagtgatattggtatctagctgtaggctagttgtctagtgatgttggtgtctagttgtaggctagttgtctagtgatgttggtgtctagctgtaggctagttgtctagtgatattggtgtctagtgatattggtgtctagctttaggctagttgtctagtgatattggtgtctagttgtaggctagttgtctagtgatgttggtgtctagctgtaggctagttgtctagtgatattggtgtctagtgatattggtgtctagtgatattggtgtctagctgtaggctagttgtctagtgatattggtgtctagctagct
The DNA window shown above is from Oncorhynchus tshawytscha isolate Ot180627B linkage group LG20, Otsh_v2.0, whole genome shotgun sequence and carries:
- the dnajc25 gene encoding dnaJ homolog subfamily C member 25; this encodes MAALTECGRHCGQWIGIIFIVVVVFVPSATALIEGLYCGTQICYDVLGVSREAVKSDIARAYRQIARKYHPDRFSSLAGETRESAHQKFLLIATAYETLKDEDSRRDYDYMLDHPEEYYSHYYTYYRRRLAPKVDVRIVILVTVVAISIFQYYSWWASYTEAINYLSTVPKYRIQATEIAKQLGLLNKTKEKGKNRRSKEEIREQEEEVIRDIIKNKIDIKGGYQKPKILDILLCQIVLFPYCLCAYVVWYCKWIYRFTICREEYGDEEKLYIIRRNMKMSQSQFDSLEAEQRDTLLERQLWIKDNYEVYKEEQEEEMKTKMALDPRWKRYRRWMKNEGPGRLTFIDD